A single genomic interval of uncultured Desulfobulbus sp. harbors:
- a CDS encoding amino acid ABC transporter permease: protein MVEFSPFYQELFAALNRGLLMSLALIIPSAIGGVCIGISAGAVRVFAGPWARRLGDGYAALFRGTPLVVQLFVLYFGLPNLGLYLTPYAAAVIGFMLCSGAYQSEYVRGALLSIKRGQYLGAQALGFTTWQSVVHIIVPQAIRRAIHGCGNEIIYLIKYSSLAYIVTCMELTGEGKTVATEYFRFTEVFAIIGLYYLLLVTLAIFLLKKIEQRLFIPGFGHQ, encoded by the coding sequence ATCAGGAGCTGTTTGCAGCGCTCAACCGCGGCCTGCTGATGAGCCTGGCCCTGATCATCCCCTCGGCCATCGGCGGGGTCTGCATCGGCATCTCGGCCGGTGCGGTCCGTGTTTTTGCCGGCCCCTGGGCACGCAGGCTGGGCGACGGCTACGCAGCCCTGTTCCGAGGCACGCCGCTGGTGGTGCAGCTCTTCGTGCTCTACTTCGGCCTGCCCAACCTCGGCCTCTATCTCACGCCCTATGCAGCGGCGGTAATCGGGTTCATGCTCTGCAGCGGCGCCTACCAGTCCGAATACGTGCGGGGCGCGCTGCTCTCGATCAAGCGGGGCCAGTACCTCGGGGCCCAGGCCCTGGGCTTCACCACCTGGCAGAGCGTGGTCCACATCATCGTGCCCCAGGCCATCCGCCGGGCGATCCACGGCTGCGGCAACGAGATCATCTACCTGATCAAGTACTCCTCCCTGGCCTATATCGTTACCTGCATGGAGTTGACCGGCGAAGGCAAGACCGTGGCCACCGAATATTTCCGCTTCACCGAAGTCTTTGCCATCATCGGCCTCTACTATCTGCTGCTTGTCACCCTGGCCATCTTTCTCCTCAAAAAAATCGAACAGCGGCTGTTTATCCCCGGTTTCGGCCACCAATAA